The following are encoded together in the Pseudoalteromonas piscicida genome:
- a CDS encoding sensor histidine kinase, translated as MKRLSLRLKTMIGTAIIEAVLLSALIFVVIDFMMESANDAMNKRATTTASLFASATKDAVLSYDLATLDAFTNELLSNPDILYVKVIDGENHILSFAGKDRFKERTFEGDTLVAKVTDGIFDIHADIVEGGTLFGTIQIGIDIGTINRAMSEVKRWTVSIALFEMALVAIFSYFLGIYLTTNLYILKSQAKFIARNVKNGVFDFKWKPIQSKDELQELSLAFDELSQTLAEEHERREQYKHDLIELNKHLEELVAQRTEKLNLKNQQLEATNRELEAAQQQLVHSEKMASVGQLAAGVAHEINNPLGFVMSNLDVMRHYHGEYAELATRAVQLGVETNTLAVFNQFVQDKDFAFINSDCTELIDESMTGLQRVSAIVNDLKQFSRADNIQSQPCDVNACIKTTLNLVESKLKYHATVTTQLNEVPQVLGNQGKLIQVMTNLLINAAQALESEGEIKVTTHFENGSVAISVQDSGVGIPKKIIDKIFDPFFTTKPVGKGTGLGLSISYDIIKEHGGELTVESEEGTGTCFTILLPPCQ; from the coding sequence ATGAAAAGGCTATCGTTAAGACTCAAAACCATGATTGGCACCGCTATTATTGAAGCGGTGCTGTTGAGTGCGCTTATATTTGTGGTAATTGATTTTATGATGGAGTCTGCAAATGACGCCATGAATAAACGCGCAACGACGACCGCCAGTTTGTTTGCGAGCGCAACCAAGGATGCTGTGCTGTCTTATGATTTAGCCACGCTAGATGCTTTTACCAATGAGTTATTAAGTAACCCCGATATTCTTTACGTTAAAGTCATTGATGGTGAGAACCACATTCTTTCTTTTGCAGGTAAAGATCGCTTTAAAGAACGCACATTTGAAGGTGATACGTTAGTTGCAAAAGTCACAGACGGTATTTTTGATATTCATGCTGATATTGTTGAGGGAGGGACACTGTTTGGCACTATTCAAATAGGCATAGATATTGGCACCATAAATCGAGCTATGTCAGAGGTAAAGCGCTGGACGGTTTCTATCGCGCTGTTTGAAATGGCGTTAGTTGCTATTTTCTCTTATTTTCTCGGTATATATCTAACAACCAATCTATACATCTTGAAAAGCCAAGCTAAATTTATCGCTCGTAATGTCAAAAATGGCGTTTTTGACTTCAAATGGAAACCAATACAAAGTAAAGATGAGTTACAAGAGTTGTCTTTGGCGTTTGATGAGTTATCACAAACGTTAGCCGAAGAGCATGAGCGTCGAGAGCAATATAAGCATGATTTGATTGAGCTAAATAAACACTTAGAAGAACTGGTAGCACAGAGAACTGAAAAGCTGAATCTGAAAAATCAGCAGCTTGAGGCTACCAACAGAGAACTTGAAGCCGCGCAGCAACAACTTGTTCACTCAGAAAAAATGGCCTCAGTGGGTCAACTGGCCGCCGGGGTTGCCCATGAAATAAATAATCCGCTTGGTTTTGTGATGAGTAACCTCGATGTGATGCGTCACTATCATGGCGAGTATGCAGAGCTCGCAACACGTGCGGTTCAGCTCGGGGTTGAAACCAATACACTCGCAGTGTTCAATCAGTTTGTTCAAGACAAGGACTTTGCTTTTATTAATAGCGATTGTACCGAGCTTATTGATGAGTCGATGACCGGGCTACAAAGAGTTTCTGCGATTGTGAACGACCTCAAACAGTTTTCAAGGGCTGATAACATTCAATCACAACCTTGCGATGTTAATGCCTGCATAAAGACAACGTTAAATCTGGTGGAAAGTAAGCTCAAATATCATGCGACCGTGACCACACAGTTAAATGAAGTACCCCAAGTGTTGGGAAACCAAGGCAAGTTAATTCAAGTAATGACAAACTTACTCATCAATGCAGCGCAAGCATTAGAGAGTGAAGGAGAAATTAAGGTAACAACGCATTTTGAAAATGGCAGTGTTGCGATCAGTGTGCAAGACAGTGGCGTTGGGATACCTAAGAAGATCATTGATAAGATATTTGATCCCTTTTTTACCACTAAGCCTGTTGGTAAAGGCACAGGGCTTGGGCTCTCCATTAGCTACGATATAATCAAAGAGCATGGGGGTGAGTTAACGGTTGAGAGTGAAGAGGGCACAGGGACATGTTTTACTATTTTGTTGCCGCCATGCCAGTAA
- a CDS encoding VOC family protein, with product MMVTVDSLVLYVSDIKLSEAFYRQLFQCEAAQLSPTFVSLKCASNVSIALKQNTALTPPSRITGGGTEISIVQPSQEAFLALYDTWKLLDIEFAQAPQAEVYGTSFVVLDPDKHRIRVFVAN from the coding sequence ATGATGGTCACCGTTGATTCTTTGGTGTTATATGTAAGCGATATCAAGCTTAGCGAAGCGTTTTATAGACAGCTATTCCAATGTGAGGCAGCGCAACTTTCTCCAACTTTTGTTTCTTTGAAGTGTGCAAGCAACGTCTCCATTGCACTTAAACAAAACACAGCCCTTACACCACCAAGTCGCATTACGGGTGGTGGTACTGAAATCTCTATTGTGCAACCAAGCCAAGAGGCATTTTTGGCTTTATACGATACATGGAAGTTACTTGATATTGAGTTTGCTCAAGCCCCGCAAGCCGAGGTATATGGCACAAGTTTTGTCGTATTGGACCCCGATAAACACCGAATTCGGGTGTTTGTCGCTAATTAA
- a CDS encoding PhnD/SsuA/transferrin family substrate-binding protein, with translation MIKILLMSLILFPAHCLSGDYTFAFVPQQSANKLAKNWQPILDYLSDKTGDNYTFKTAKDIPTFEARVLQQEYDVAYMNPYHFVVFNERAGYQAIAKQRDKMIKGIIVVKKGAGITDLLQLRGETLAFPAPAAFAASILPRGELAKQGIEFTPRYVSSHDSVYLNVSRGFVKAGGGVMRTFNNADPKIKSQLDILWTTKGYTPHAFAVKRAMPEDARQRLVAALTSLELSEEGIRLLEAVNFKGIMAASNEDWQDVKALELETLVGK, from the coding sequence ATGATAAAAATCCTGCTAATGAGCCTCATTCTATTTCCCGCTCACTGTTTGAGCGGTGATTATACCTTCGCCTTCGTGCCCCAGCAGTCTGCAAATAAGTTAGCCAAAAATTGGCAGCCTATTCTCGATTATCTCAGTGATAAAACCGGAGATAACTACACGTTTAAAACCGCTAAAGATATACCGACCTTTGAAGCCCGCGTGCTGCAGCAAGAGTATGATGTGGCATACATGAATCCCTATCACTTTGTTGTATTTAATGAGCGGGCAGGTTATCAAGCTATCGCCAAGCAAAGAGATAAAATGATAAAAGGGATCATCGTGGTTAAAAAGGGAGCGGGTATTACTGACTTATTGCAGTTGCGAGGAGAGACACTTGCTTTTCCGGCTCCTGCTGCATTCGCTGCGAGCATTTTGCCCCGAGGTGAATTGGCGAAGCAAGGTATTGAATTTACGCCAAGATATGTATCTTCCCATGACTCCGTTTATCTCAACGTGTCGAGAGGATTTGTCAAAGCGGGGGGCGGTGTCATGCGTACTTTCAACAACGCCGATCCTAAAATTAAATCACAACTCGACATTCTCTGGACGACAAAAGGTTATACACCACATGCATTTGCTGTAAAAAGAGCAATGCCAGAAGATGCAAGGCAAAGATTAGTAGCGGCGTTGACCTCTCTTGAACTGAGTGAAGAGGGAATTAGGCTACTCGAAGCGGTGAATTTCAAGGGCATTATGGCAGCGTCGAACGAGGACTGGCAAGACGTAAAAGCATTAGAATTAGAAACCTTGGTTGGCAAATAG
- a CDS encoding calcium/sodium antiporter, translated as MTINIIYIVLGLSLLVFGADRLVAGASKLAASFNVPSLLIGLTIVSFGTSAPELAVSVQSAVVGQGSLAVANVLGSNTFNILFILGISALIAPLVVSQALVKRDIPMLVIACFIVAALVWDGALSRFDAGLLSLLLLLYVVYLFVQGRALSYKNDEPASSQQPNRWRERTVNTVQFILGLGLLICGAQLMVDNAVQLARTLAVDEVMIGLTIIAIGTSLPEVVTSVMASIKGHADIAVGNVIGSNLFNLLGVLGVAGLISNTPLEVTNRMLSADISVMIVATLLCTPLLISGLKLSRREGGILFVGYVAYFIYTLG; from the coding sequence ATGACAATCAATATTATTTATATCGTTTTAGGTTTATCACTGTTGGTATTTGGTGCTGACCGTTTAGTCGCGGGGGCATCTAAACTGGCTGCGAGCTTCAACGTACCCAGTTTACTAATTGGTTTAACTATTGTGTCCTTTGGTACCAGTGCTCCTGAGCTTGCGGTCAGTGTGCAATCTGCGGTGGTGGGGCAAGGCAGCTTAGCTGTTGCCAACGTGCTTGGCAGTAACACCTTTAATATTTTATTCATATTGGGTATATCAGCGTTGATAGCGCCGCTGGTGGTGTCACAAGCATTGGTGAAAAGAGATATTCCTATGCTCGTGATCGCCTGTTTTATCGTCGCTGCGTTGGTTTGGGATGGCGCATTAAGCCGGTTTGATGCTGGCTTGCTGAGTTTGCTCTTGCTGCTTTATGTTGTGTATTTATTTGTGCAAGGTCGTGCGCTTAGTTACAAAAATGATGAACCAGCGTCATCGCAACAACCAAACCGCTGGCGTGAGCGCACAGTTAATACAGTGCAATTTATTTTAGGGCTTGGTTTGTTGATATGTGGAGCACAGTTGATGGTTGATAACGCAGTGCAACTTGCTCGTACTTTAGCTGTGGACGAAGTGATGATTGGCTTAACCATCATCGCAATTGGCACGTCGCTACCTGAAGTGGTTACTTCAGTAATGGCGAGCATAAAAGGGCATGCGGATATTGCGGTAGGGAATGTGATTGGTAGTAACTTGTTCAATTTACTCGGTGTATTAGGCGTGGCGGGACTTATCAGTAATACCCCTTTGGAAGTGACAAACCGTATGCTAAGCGCGGATATTTCAGTAATGATTGTTGCAACTTTACTTTGTACTCCACTGCTTATTTCAGGCCTGAAGCTTAGTCGTAGAGAAGGTGGTATCTTGTTTGTGGGCTATGTTGCTTATTTCATCTATACGTTAGGTTAA
- a CDS encoding LysR family transcriptional regulator, producing the protein MFSHLPSLNNIKTFAVAAHYLSFKDAARVLNVTPTAVSHQIKSLESQLRVQLFERKTRAVQLTVQGQALAKVCIDSLNMLDNAFIEFTETKNDLLISCCNSFAALWLAPNMTAINCAFPNQTVTICASDQLIDLNKEKHIDIALRYGKADPNSNETHLITEKIGLYASPNYRVQDQGKPVLFLTHWQDETGLENIPWRDHIDESHYELRYFEQEHFVLQAAVAGQGLALLSDVLTESAVIQGWLSKNTTIEEFEGYGYWLRQTTHRKSTEIVHQFTYWLANALQNIKVNRDNKDRER; encoded by the coding sequence ATGTTCTCACATTTACCGTCTTTGAATAATATAAAAACCTTTGCGGTTGCTGCGCACTACTTGAGTTTTAAAGATGCGGCGCGGGTACTTAATGTTACGCCTACGGCGGTGTCACATCAGATAAAGTCGCTGGAATCACAGTTAAGAGTTCAGCTTTTTGAGCGGAAAACGCGAGCAGTGCAATTAACTGTGCAAGGACAGGCACTGGCAAAGGTGTGTATTGATTCACTCAATATGCTTGATAATGCGTTCATTGAGTTTACCGAGACAAAGAACGATTTGCTTATTTCATGTTGTAATTCGTTTGCTGCACTTTGGCTTGCTCCAAATATGACCGCTATCAATTGCGCTTTTCCAAATCAAACCGTCACAATTTGCGCGAGCGATCAGCTAATTGATTTAAATAAAGAGAAACATATTGATATCGCCCTGCGTTATGGCAAAGCGGATCCGAATTCCAATGAAACCCATCTTATTACCGAGAAAATAGGGCTTTATGCTAGTCCAAATTATCGGGTGCAAGACCAAGGTAAACCTGTACTATTTCTTACCCATTGGCAAGACGAAACGGGGCTTGAAAATATTCCTTGGCGAGATCACATCGATGAAAGTCATTATGAATTGCGTTACTTTGAACAAGAACACTTTGTCTTACAGGCGGCTGTGGCTGGGCAAGGACTGGCATTATTGAGCGATGTATTAACGGAGTCAGCAGTTATACAAGGGTGGTTAAGTAAAAACACGACGATTGAAGAATTTGAGGGGTATGGCTATTGGCTCAGACAAACGACTCATCGCAAGAGTACGGAGATTGTTCATCAGTTTACCTATTGGCTGGCGAACGCGTTACAAAATATCAAGGTCAATAGAGATAATAAGGACAGGGAAAGATAA
- a CDS encoding DMT family transporter encodes MNILLAMIPAFLWGTTYAVTQYTLADWPPLLLGAIRALPAGLILLAVKPSLPKKADWKILFGLGAINIAAFFSMIFVMSLTLPSAISSVGMVSVPVFAMLYHWLVNKQRPGLVQALCGAALIVLAWLLFDPSSLSLSPLGLAAILAAITCIVIGSSITKSLGDRMHWWTVLTWQLIIGGVILTLASTVHGVIAPAKYIAALNNLSMTNLSGILWVVLLNTALGYSLYVWLLQRMSVVDFTFGGIANPIAGILTGLVLLGETFTPLQYSLMVGMIVMPLLPQIIVTTLRSRAVPAKCEVN; translated from the coding sequence GTGAATATACTCCTCGCGATGATCCCTGCATTTTTATGGGGCACCACGTATGCGGTAACACAATACACCCTTGCGGACTGGCCGCCTCTTTTACTTGGCGCTATAAGAGCGCTGCCGGCTGGGCTTATTTTGCTGGCAGTTAAGCCGAGTTTGCCAAAAAAAGCAGACTGGAAAATACTATTCGGCCTTGGGGCGATTAATATCGCGGCCTTTTTTAGCATGATCTTCGTGATGTCGTTAACGCTACCATCTGCCATATCGAGCGTGGGCATGGTGTCTGTGCCTGTGTTCGCCATGCTTTATCATTGGTTGGTCAATAAGCAACGCCCGGGATTGGTGCAAGCGTTATGCGGTGCGGCGCTTATTGTGTTGGCCTGGTTGCTATTTGATCCGAGTTCACTGAGTTTAAGCCCTCTTGGTTTAGCGGCAATACTTGCGGCAATAACCTGTATCGTGATCGGCAGCTCAATCACTAAGTCTCTTGGTGATCGCATGCATTGGTGGACAGTGTTAACTTGGCAGCTCATTATTGGTGGTGTTATTCTCACCCTCGCATCAACCGTTCACGGTGTAATCGCACCAGCTAAGTATATTGCGGCTCTTAACAATTTATCGATGACCAATCTCAGCGGCATATTATGGGTTGTGCTCCTGAACACCGCGCTGGGTTATAGCTTGTACGTGTGGTTACTACAGCGTATGTCAGTGGTGGACTTTACCTTTGGTGGTATCGCAAATCCAATTGCGGGTATTTTGACGGGGTTGGTGCTACTGGGCGAGACGTTCACGCCGCTTCAGTATAGTTTGATGGTTGGCATGATTGTAATGCCGCTATTACCGCAAATTATCGTCACTACCCTACGAAGCAGAGCTGTGCCTGCTAAGTGTGAGGTAAACTAA
- a CDS encoding GNAT family N-acetyltransferase: protein MELDISANLKLQNLAVTHAKPLFDCVQSSRASLQNVLPWVATLHTEADAERYIDTRINNQVGGLWSAIEFNCEFCGVFGIKYMDAQTQTAEIGYWLGEKARGHGLIGLVLEQVIAKLREVSDIKTVVFQCLQSNIASQRIIEKIGGQFVESCVNDLGVASDESLYIYRLAL, encoded by the coding sequence GTGGAACTAGATATTTCTGCCAATCTCAAACTACAAAACCTTGCTGTGACGCATGCAAAGCCATTATTTGATTGCGTGCAAAGCAGTCGTGCAAGTTTACAAAATGTGCTGCCGTGGGTTGCGACACTACATACCGAGGCTGACGCAGAGCGATATATCGACACACGTATAAACAACCAAGTTGGCGGACTTTGGTCTGCTATTGAATTTAATTGCGAGTTTTGTGGTGTGTTTGGGATCAAATATATGGACGCGCAAACGCAAACTGCTGAAATCGGCTATTGGCTTGGCGAAAAGGCGAGAGGTCACGGCTTAATCGGTCTAGTGCTTGAACAGGTTATTGCCAAGCTTCGAGAGGTAAGTGATATTAAAACTGTGGTGTTTCAATGTTTACAGTCAAATATTGCGAGCCAGCGGATCATTGAAAAAATAGGCGGCCAGTTTGTTGAGTCCTGTGTCAATGATCTGGGCGTAGCAAGTGACGAGTCGCTATATATCTATCGACTCGCACTTTAA
- a CDS encoding MarR family winged helix-turn-helix transcriptional regulator has translation MDAIDRVQEQWAREKPQLETTPMAIMGRLVRIAKHMEAEVEKLHKQYGLNLGEFDVLATLRRSGKPFRLTPSELFKTMLLTSGAMTNRLDKLAAKGLIKREHCKEDRRSVTVELTAEGLALIEKLIEPHIATQAQLVEGISREQQTLLNSVLKEWLTQFE, from the coding sequence ATGGATGCGATTGATAGAGTACAAGAGCAGTGGGCTCGCGAAAAACCACAGTTAGAAACAACGCCCATGGCGATAATGGGTCGCTTAGTGCGCATAGCTAAACATATGGAAGCCGAAGTTGAAAAACTGCACAAGCAATACGGCTTAAATTTGGGTGAATTTGATGTGTTAGCTACCTTGCGCCGCAGCGGCAAACCATTTCGCTTAACCCCATCAGAGCTATTTAAAACCATGCTACTCACCTCTGGCGCGATGACCAATCGTTTAGATAAGCTAGCGGCAAAAGGCCTTATTAAACGTGAGCATTGTAAAGAAGACCGCCGCAGTGTAACAGTTGAATTGACAGCCGAAGGCCTCGCCCTGATTGAAAAGCTGATTGAACCGCATATCGCCACTCAAGCCCAATTGGTTGAAGGGATTAGTCGTGAGCAGCAAACATTATTAAATAGTGTGTTAAAAGAATGGTTAACGCAATTTGAGTGA
- a CDS encoding NIPSNAP family protein, producing MVTCYLKYVVDPAKIADFEEYAKMWIPLVNRFGGQHNGYFLPSEGASNIALALFTFPSLVAYETYRNESFQDAQCQAAIKFAEDTGCIISYERSFFRPIFE from the coding sequence ATGGTTACTTGCTACTTAAAATATGTTGTTGATCCGGCAAAAATTGCTGACTTTGAGGAGTATGCGAAAATGTGGATCCCACTCGTCAATCGCTTTGGTGGGCAGCATAATGGCTACTTTTTACCATCGGAAGGTGCAAGTAATATTGCTCTGGCATTATTCACCTTTCCTAGTTTGGTGGCCTATGAAACGTATCGTAATGAGTCGTTTCAAGATGCACAGTGTCAGGCTGCAATTAAATTTGCAGAAGATACCGGTTGCATAATCAGTTATGAACGCAGCTTCTTCAGACCTATATTTGAATAG
- a CDS encoding alpha/beta fold hydrolase has protein sequence MKTITSAVLGLVAISSMASANQKAHQDNYQFVEVNGNKLAYACKGDGETTALLLAGMGLDAHETYKNTFHNAEPKGYRLCFYDRAGTGKSTFAKPRVRTMLELTQELEAFTKETEMDKLVLVPHSFGGFVARAYANRNPEKVKGMVLIDIAHESWYQDMKSKMSKGVGRSWIGSLTGSEIPIH, from the coding sequence ATGAAAACAATAACATCAGCAGTACTGGGGCTTGTTGCGATCAGCTCAATGGCCAGTGCCAACCAAAAAGCGCACCAAGATAACTATCAATTTGTGGAGGTAAACGGTAACAAACTTGCCTACGCCTGTAAGGGAGATGGAGAGACTACCGCACTTCTACTCGCCGGGATGGGGCTGGATGCCCATGAAACCTATAAAAATACCTTCCATAATGCAGAGCCAAAAGGTTATCGCTTGTGTTTTTATGACAGAGCCGGCACCGGGAAAAGCACTTTTGCAAAGCCTAGAGTGCGTACTATGCTGGAGCTTACACAAGAGCTTGAAGCATTCACTAAGGAAACCGAAATGGATAAATTAGTGCTTGTGCCTCACTCTTTTGGTGGGTTTGTTGCAAGAGCCTACGCCAACCGAAACCCTGAGAAAGTGAAAGGGATGGTGCTTATTGATATCGCTCATGAGTCTTGGTATCAAGATATGAAGAGTAAGATGTCTAAAGGGGTTGGAAGATCATGGATTGGATCATTAACTGGGAGCGAGATACCCATTCACTAG
- the speB gene encoding agmatinase, producing MSHLFDHTDHSLYSNGMTFLRQPMVRNITDIDADIVVLGLPFDLATSGRPGARLGPDAIRRASVHLAWESKKYPWSFALWDKIKLQDAGDFTYPVGDPEYFTAQLELAALQILQQGKTLLSLGGDHFVTLPLLRAHQQIHGKMALVHFDAHTDTYSQGSRYDHGTMFYHAPIEGLISPEHSMQIGIRTEYTEQGHEFGVIDAMAANDLSAEEIAAQIKARVGDLPVYLTFDIDCLDPAFAPGTGTPVCGGLTSDKVLKILRALQGLNMIGMDVVEVSPSYDQSELTAIAAATIAHELLHLWAVKHK from the coding sequence ATGAGCCACTTATTCGATCACACCGATCATTCTCTGTACTCCAACGGCATGACGTTTTTACGTCAGCCAATGGTACGCAATATCACAGATATTGATGCAGACATTGTGGTACTTGGCTTGCCATTTGACTTGGCAACCTCTGGACGCCCAGGCGCACGCTTGGGTCCAGATGCAATCCGTCGCGCATCCGTGCACTTAGCTTGGGAAAGTAAAAAATACCCTTGGTCATTTGCATTGTGGGACAAAATTAAACTACAGGATGCTGGCGATTTCACTTACCCAGTTGGCGATCCTGAGTATTTTACTGCGCAACTCGAGCTAGCTGCTCTGCAAATTTTACAGCAAGGCAAAACGCTATTAAGCCTAGGCGGCGATCACTTTGTGACCCTGCCGCTGCTGCGTGCTCACCAGCAAATTCACGGCAAAATGGCGCTCGTACATTTTGATGCGCACACAGACACATACAGCCAAGGTTCACGCTATGACCACGGTACTATGTTCTATCATGCTCCCATTGAAGGCTTAATAAGCCCAGAGCATTCAATGCAAATTGGCATTAGAACCGAGTACACAGAGCAAGGCCACGAGTTTGGCGTGATTGACGCTATGGCAGCAAACGACTTAAGCGCTGAAGAAATAGCAGCACAAATCAAAGCACGCGTCGGCGATTTGCCGGTGTACTTAACCTTTGATATCGACTGTCTAGACCCAGCATTCGCACCAGGCACCGGCACCCCAGTGTGCGGCGGTCTAACCAGCGACAAAGTGCTGAAGATTTTACGCGCACTGCAAGGACTAAACATGATAGGCATGGACGTAGTAGAAGTCTCCCCTTCCTACGACCAAAGCGAGCTCACAGCAATCGCCGCCGCCACCATTGCACATGAACTATTGCATCTGTGGGCAGTAAAGCATAAATAA
- the speA gene encoding biosynthetic arginine decarboxylase, with protein sequence MTKFTSSEQARECYNVRHWSQGFFGINDQGEVTAMPNQQQPQHAVTLTNIAQQIKSEGYTLPALVRFPQILEQRVHNIVGAFNQAITDYSYPEDYLLVYPIKVNQQKEVIEGLIASQAASDKKQLGLEAGSKAELLTVLALSEKTSAVIVCNGYKDREYVRLALIGEKLGHQVYIVLEKRSELDIVMTEAKALNVKPRLGLRVRLASQGKGKWQASGGEKSKFGLSASQVLTVVNQLKQADMLDALQLVHFHLGSQMANIRDVRVGVGEAARFYCELRRLGANLLNLDVGGGLAVDYDGTRSQSSNSMNYSLAEYANNIVYTVGDTCKQYNQPMPKIISESGRALTAHHAVLITDVIGTESYQVEEITAPVSDAPRLLHNMWTSWQALSEQSDDRALIEIFHDTQGDLAEVHSQFAMGLLSLEQRAWAEQVNLRVCYELNKRMDNKNRFHRPIIDELSAKLADKFFVNFSLFQSLPDAWGIEQVFPVLPLSGLTEAPKRRAVLLDITCDSDGTVEHYVDGQGIEATLPVPEFCKDKPYLLGFFLVGAYQEILGDMHNLFGDTHTVVATLDDQGELSLGNVDAGDTVADMMRYVHLDVEQFKRNFANLVESKLPLEERATCLAELETGLDGYTYLEDF encoded by the coding sequence ATGACCAAATTTACCTCTTCTGAGCAAGCACGTGAATGCTACAACGTGCGCCACTGGAGCCAAGGCTTCTTTGGTATTAATGATCAGGGAGAGGTTACTGCGATGCCGAACCAACAGCAGCCACAGCACGCCGTAACTCTGACAAACATTGCACAACAAATTAAATCTGAGGGTTATACCCTACCTGCGCTAGTGCGTTTTCCACAAATTCTAGAACAGCGTGTACATAATATTGTTGGTGCGTTTAATCAGGCGATTACTGATTACAGCTACCCAGAAGACTATTTATTGGTTTACCCAATTAAAGTAAACCAACAAAAAGAAGTCATTGAGGGGCTTATTGCAAGCCAAGCAGCCAGCGATAAAAAACAGCTTGGCTTAGAAGCTGGCAGTAAAGCTGAATTACTTACTGTATTGGCGCTTAGTGAAAAAACCAGCGCAGTGATCGTGTGTAACGGCTACAAAGACAGAGAATACGTCCGTCTTGCGCTTATCGGTGAAAAATTAGGTCATCAAGTTTATATCGTTTTAGAAAAGCGTTCTGAGCTCGACATCGTGATGACAGAAGCCAAAGCACTAAACGTTAAACCACGTTTAGGCTTACGCGTCCGTTTGGCATCGCAAGGTAAAGGTAAATGGCAAGCAAGCGGCGGCGAAAAGTCCAAATTTGGTCTGTCTGCATCGCAAGTCCTTACGGTTGTTAACCAATTGAAGCAAGCTGACATGCTAGACGCGCTGCAACTGGTGCACTTTCATTTAGGCTCGCAAATGGCCAACATCCGTGACGTGCGCGTTGGTGTGGGTGAAGCCGCTAGATTCTACTGCGAATTACGCCGTTTAGGTGCAAACCTGTTGAATTTAGACGTAGGTGGCGGACTTGCAGTGGATTACGACGGTACGCGTAGTCAATCGTCCAACTCGATGAACTACAGCTTAGCTGAATATGCAAACAACATCGTTTACACCGTAGGCGATACCTGTAAGCAATACAATCAGCCAATGCCAAAGATCATCTCTGAGTCGGGTCGTGCGTTAACTGCGCATCACGCGGTATTAATCACCGATGTGATTGGCACAGAGAGCTATCAAGTAGAAGAGATAACTGCACCAGTAAGTGACGCCCCAAGACTACTGCACAATATGTGGACGTCTTGGCAGGCACTCAGTGAGCAAAGTGATGACCGTGCATTGATTGAAATTTTTCATGATACGCAAGGCGACTTGGCAGAAGTGCACAGCCAATTTGCGATGGGACTATTAAGCCTCGAGCAAAGAGCATGGGCGGAGCAAGTAAATCTGCGCGTATGCTATGAGCTAAACAAGCGTATGGACAACAAAAACCGTTTCCATCGCCCAATTATTGACGAACTCAGTGCCAAGCTTGCGGATAAATTTTTTGTGAATTTCTCGCTATTTCAATCTTTGCCAGACGCTTGGGGTATTGAACAGGTATTCCCTGTACTGCCACTCAGCGGGTTAACAGAGGCACCTAAACGCCGCGCGGTATTACTGGATATTACCTGTGATTCTGACGGTACGGTGGAGCATTATGTGGACGGCCAAGGTATTGAAGCCACGCTACCAGTACCTGAGTTTTGCAAAGATAAGCCCTATTTATTGGGATTTTTCTTGGTGGGTGCATACCAAGAGATTTTAGGTGACATGCACAACCTATTTGGCGACACCCACACCGTTGTCGCCACATTAGATGACCAAGGCGAATTGTCGCTTGGTAATGTGGATGCGGGTGACACCGTTGCCGATATGATGCGTTATGTACACCTTGATGTTGAACAATTTAAGCGTAACTTTGCCAACCTAGTTGAAAGCAAACTTCCGCTTGAAGAACGAGCTACCTGCCTAGCAGAGCTTGAAACCGGCCTTGACGGCTATACTTATTTGGAAGATTTCTAA